TGCAGGTAGTACCTTCGCACGTCTACTTAACCCGTCTTTTAAAATTATTGCATTAGATAAAAAGCATCAAGCTGGTATTGAGGGTTTTCATAAACCTTGTGGTGGATTATTAGCAGATGACGCTCAAAAAGCATTTGTGCGACAAAAGTTAAATTTACCTACTGATATATTGACTGATCCACAAATTTTTAGCGTTAAAACGATCGATCTTCAATCCAAACTTATTCGTAATTATCAACGTAGTTATGTTAGTTTTGACCGACATAAATTTGACCTATGGTTAAAATCATTAATTCCCAACACTGTTAATGTTTTACATAACACACTATGTAAAGAAATCAGAAGAGTAATCGATGGATATCAAGTTACTTACATCGATGAAAATAAAATCGAACACAAAATTACGGCTAAATATGTAGTTGGTGCAGATGGCGCTAATTCGATTGTTAGACGAATGCGTTATCCTCATCATTCCATCAGACAATATGTTGCTATTCAACAATGGTTTACTGAAAAACATCAACGACCTTTTAATACATGTATTTTTGATAATCAATCAACAAATTGTTATGCGTGGAGTATTTCTAAAGATGGATATTTCATTTTTGGTGGTGCTTTCCCGAAAAAAACAGCGAATCAACACTTTGAATCGTTGAAAGAAAAGCTAACAAAGCAAGGGTTTATTTTTGGAGAACCGTTAAAAACTGAAAAATGTCTTGTGGTTTATCCAAATCGCTTCCAAGATTTTTATACAGGCAATGAAAATATCTTTTTAATCGGTGAAGCAGCAGGTTTCATAAGCGCAAGCTCATTAGAAGGTATTAGTTATGCGCTTGATAGCGCAGAGATTTTAAGCAAGATATTAAATAGTGGTATAGCAAAACCAAATAAGCGTTATTATCAAAAAACAATTCCATTACGCTTAAAGCTTTATAGCAAAATTATAAAGGCTAAAATACTGACTACACCGTTGTGGCGTAAATTAATTATGAAAAGTAAAATTCAACATATCAAAACAATTTAATTTATAAAAAATGAAATAATGAAATATAACAAGGAAAAGACATTATGTTTGATGTCAACGATCTAATTCGCTTTAATCATGAATGGTCAGAAAAGATAGCACAGGAAGATCCTGAATTCTTTAAACAGCTCGCGGTTGCGCAAAATCCTAAATTTTTGTGGATCGGTTGTTCCGATAGTCGCGTTCCAGCAGAAAAGCTTATCAAACTAAAACCGGGTGAAATGTTTGTTCATCGGAACGTTGGCAACCAAGTGATTCATACGGATCTAAATTGCCTTTCAGTTGTCCAATACGCAGTTGATGTACTTAAAATCGAAGATATTATTGTTTGTGGTCATTTAGATTGTGGTGGTATCCGTGCCGCAGTTGAAAATCCCGATTTGGGCCTTGTTAATAATTGGCTACTTCATATCCGTGATTTATGGTTTCGCAAAAGTTCTTTACTTGGTAAGTTTCCTGCTGATATTAGAATGGATATTTTATGTGAACTCAATGTAATTGAACAAATCTATAATTTAGGGCATTCGACCATTATTCAAGCAGCATGGCAACGTGGTCAAAAGGTTAATTTACATGGTTGGGTTTATGGGATCGATAATGGAAAAATTACAGATTTGCATATTACATCATCAAGTAGTGAAAATCTCGAAATCAACTATCGTGAAGCGATTTCTTATCTGTTAAATCTGCATAAATTACAATAAATTTATTTGAATCGATGGATAATTTGATTACTGCTACCTCGCCATAATAGTTTAGGATCAGCAAGATCTTGTACAAATTTTCCATCAATCAAGACATCAATATAAGCCACTACAGATTGCTGTTCATCGGTTAATTCATTAAGTTTATAACCTGTCCATAACCAAATATCTTTATTATCACATTCGGCTTTTACTCGTTTAACTAATTTCAAAATGGTTGGCACATTTTTAGGGTGTAAAGGATCACCACCAGAAAGTGATAATCCTTGACGTTTTATTTCGGTATCTTGTAAATCTTTAATGATTTGATCTTCAAGTGATTGTGTAAATGGCTTACCAGAGTTTACTCCCCATGTGCTTTTGTTATAGCAGCCAGGACATTGATGTACACAACCTGCTACAAAAAGTGTACAACGAGTCCCTTCGCCATTAACAACATCAACAGGATAATAACGATGATAATTCATAATAACAAAATTAATTTTTTAGCCTATTTGGCCATTATCCAAATGTTTAACTCGACGTTTTACTTCTTCTTGCTTACCGGCATTAAATGGACGAGCATCAGGACTTCCTAAATAACCACAAACACGGCGAGTAACAGAAACTTTTGACGAATCATGGTTACCACAACTAGGGCAAACAAATCCTTTGCTAGTACATGAAAACTCACCGGTATAACCGCATTCATAACATTCGTCAATCGGGGTATTAGTGCCATAATAAGGTACACGAGTGTAACTGTAATCCCAGACATCCTCTAATGCTTTAACATTATTAATCATGTTAGGATACTCGCCATAACAAATAAATCCGCCACTTGCTACTGCTGGGTAAGGTTTTTCAAACTCGATTTTTTCATATGGGTTAACCTTTTTCTCAACATCGAGGTGGAAACTATTCGTATAATAACCTTTATCTGTTACTCCAGGAATAATACCAAATTCAGCTGTATCTAAACGGCAGAATCGGTCACATAAATTTTCACTTGGTGTACTATATAAGCTAAATCCATAGCCTGTTTCTTTCTTCCATTGGTCAACAGCTTTAGCTAAGTGTTCAACTATTGCTATACCTTTTTTGCGTAAAGTTTCACTGTCAAATGGATGGTTTTGGTTTCCGTATAGTGCATTTAGTGTTTCATGTAGACCTATATAACCTAATGAAATTGACGCACGACCATTTTTAAAGATTTCAGAAACACTATCATCTTCTTTCAATCGAACGCCACACGCCCCTTCCATATATAAAATCGGAGCAACACGTGCTTTTACTCCATCAAGGCGAGCAATACGCGTCATCAATGCTTTTTTACAAAGGTTTAAACGTTTATCTAAAATTTCCCAAAAACGTGCTTCATCACCTTTTGCTTCAATTGCAATACGAGGTAAATTAAGGCTAATTACACCTAAATTGTTACGTCCGTCATGAATTTGTTGTCCGTCTTCTTCATAAACACCTAAAAAGCTTCGGCATCCCATTGGTGTTTTGAATGATCCAGTTACTTCAACAACTTTATCGTAATTTAAAATATCTGGATACATACGTTTACTAGCACACTCTAACGCCAATTGTTTAATATCATAATTAGCATCACCTTGTTTATGGTTAATACCATCTTTAATAGCAAAAACAAGTTTTGGGAATACTGCAGTTTTATGATTTTTTCCTAACCCTTTTATGCGCACTTTTAAAATTGATTCTTGGATAAGTCGTGATTCCCAACTGGTTCCTAAACCAAAACCAAAAGTAACAAAAGGCGTTTGTCCATTTGCAGTATGAAGTGTATTAACTTCATACTCTAAAGATTGAAATGCATCATAACATTCTTTTTGCGTACGGCTTTCTGCATACGCTTCAGGATTTGGAATATCCCACTCTTCTGCAACTTTTTTATGCTTTTGATAACTGATAGTCACAAATTTTGCTAGAATTTCATCAATTCGATTAATGGTTGTACCACCATAAATATGACTAGCGACTTGTGCGATGATTTGAGCTGTTACCGCAGTTGCAGTTGCAATAGATTTTGGTGGCTCAATTTCAGCATTACCCATCTTAAAACCATTTGTTAACATCCCGTCTAAATCAATTAACATACAGTTGAACATTGGGAAAAATGGCGCGTAATCGAGATCATGATAATGAATTTCACCACAATCATGTGCACGAGAAACATCTTTAGGTAACAAATATTGTTTAGCATAATGTCTTGCAACAATACCCGCTAATAGATCTCGTTGAGTTGGAATAACTTTACTATCTTTATTCGCATTTTCGTTCAAAATAGCAACGTTACTTTGTTCTATTAAGCCACGAATATCTTGATTCAAACGGCTACGTTCTTCACGCGCGCGATCACGATCATGTCGGTATTCAATATAAGTTCTTGCCAATTTTTTATAAGGCCCTGACATAAGTTGATTTTCAACAACATTTTGAATTTCATTGATATCAACACTTTCACGATCCATCATTTGGTTGGTCACAACGCGAGCAACGGAGGCACAATAGTCTGGGTCATTAACATTGGCCGCAACAGCTGCTCTTATAATAGCGTCTTTAATACGAACCTCATTAAATGCAGTTTGACAGCCATCACGTTTGATTACTACGGGCATATATACTCCTCAATATTCATTAATAGTTAGCGCTTGGCATGAGTTTTATATCAACCTTAATAGTTGTTGTGGCTATTCAAAACTATTGATTTTTTATTAAAATATGGGTCTTTTGATATAAACTCGGATTTTCACATCGCTTTAGAAAACACTATATGTAGTAAATATTAGTAAATTATACACCATATATTGTGTTTTTCTAGTTTATTTAAAAAATAAATTTGCTTGACAAGGCCAACGCTAATAATTGCAAGTCTTTCGATGATTAATTTGAGAAAAACTTGGGTAGATTGGATATAAAAGATGGATAAATTTTGTATGAGTGCAACTGATTTTGCACTCATACATCGAATACAACAACAAATCTTAATCAGAATTAAGATTCAATATTTAACCAATCAGTATGGAACACACCTTCTTTATCGATACGTTTATAGGTATGAGCACCAAAATAGTCTCTCTGAGCCTGAATTAAATTAGCAGGTAGCACAGCTGAACGATAGCTATCATAATATGCTATTGCTGCCGACAAAGTAGGAACAGGAATACCTTGCGAAACCGCTAGACAAATAACATCACGTAATGATTGTTGATAAGCCTCAACCGTTTTACGAAAATATGGTGCTAACAGTAAGTTATCAATATTGTTATTTTCAGTATAAGCATCGGTAATTTTTTGTAAAAATTGCGCTCTAATAATACATCCTGCTCTAAAAATCTTTGCAATTTCACCATAATTTAATTGCCAATTATAGTGTTCTGATGCAGCTTTTAACTGTGCAAATCCTTGCGCATAAGAGATAATTTTACCCATATAAAGTGCTTTACGTACTTTTTCAATTAAAGTTTGTTTATCTCCTGTAAAAGCTAATTTTTCCGGCCCTTCAAGCACTTTTGATGCCGCTACTCGCTGATCTTTAATCGCTGAAATATAGCGAGCGAATACAGATTCAGTTATCAAAGATAAAGGCTCACCTAAATCTAATGCACTTTGGCTTGTCCATTTTCCGGTACCCTTATTACCAGCAGCATCAAGGATCATATCGACCAAATAATCGCCATTTTCATCTTTATATTTAAAAATGTCCGCTGTTATCTCAGTTAAATAGCTGTCTAATTCGCCTTTATTCCAATCAGCAAACACATCGGCAAGCTCATCATTTGTTAAACCAACAACATGTTTTAGTACACTATAGCTCTCTGCAATTAATTGCATGTCACCATATTCAATTCCATTGTGCGCCATTTTAACGTAATGTCCTGCTCCATCAGGGCCGATATAAGCCACACATGGTTCACCATTCGCTTTAGCCGCTATTTTTTCTAAAATCGGAGCAACTAACTCATATGCCTCTTTTTGACCACCAGGCATAATTGAAGGTCCTTTTAATGCACCTTCTTCACCTCCAGAAACACCAGCTCCTATAAAATTAAAGCCTTCATCGGATAACATTTTATTACGACGAATAGTATCTTCAAAGAAAGCATTACCACCATCAATAATGATATCCCCTTTATCTAATAAAGGTCTCAGCTCATCAATTACGGCATCTGTTCCTTTACCTGCTTGCACCATAATTAATATACGCCGTGGTTTTTCTAATGAGTTAACAAAATCTTCAATACTATAATAAGGAACCAATCGTTTATCAGAATGTTCAGCCATTACTTGTTCTGTCTTATCTTTAGAACGATTATAAATTGATACTGAAAATCCTCGACTTTCGATATTAAGTGCAAGGTTTCGCCCCATAACGGCCATTCCAATAACACCGATTTGCTGTTTAGACATAATTTGGCTCCTTTATTTAATCTCTATAACCTTAACAAGGTTTGGTACTGTTACCTTAACGCTTATTAACAATATAAGTTATATATTGCCATAAAAAAAACCGTATCAATACATAATACGGCTTTTTTTCATTATTTTAATTAAAATGCTTTGGAATTAAGCGAATTATGAACGCTTCATCATTTCAAAAAACTCATCATTAGTTTTTGTCATGGCAAGTTTATCAATTAAGAATTCCATTGCATCAATTTCACCCATTGGGTTGAGGATTTTACGCAAAATCCACATTTTTTGTAGTTCATCAGGTGAAGTCATTAGATCTTCTTTACGCGTACCTGAACGATTAAAGTCAATAGCAGGGAATACACGTCGCTCAGCAATTTTACGTGATAAGTGTACTTCCATATTACCCGTACCTTTGAACTCTTCGTAAATGACTTCATCCATTTTAGAACCAGTATCAATTAAAGCAGTAGCAATAATTGTTAAACTACCGCCCTCTTCTACATTACGTGCCGCACCAAAAAAACGTTTAGGACGATGTAACGCGTTAGCATCAACACCACCAGTCAATACTTTACCTGATGATGGAATAACGGTATTGTACGCACGAGCTAAACGAGTGATTGAGTCTAATAAAATAATGACATCTTTTTTATGTTCAACTAAACGTTTTGCACGCTCAATTACCATTTCAGCGACTTGAACATGTCTTGCTGCTGGTTCGTCAAACGTAGAAGCTACAACTTCACCTTTAACTAAACGTTGCATTTCAGTAACTTCTTCTGGTCGTTCATCAATCATCAATACGACTAATTCACATTCTGGATGGTTTACCGCTAAGCTTTGTGCAATGTTTTGTAATAACATTGTTTTACCCGCTTTTGGCGGAGCAACAATTAAACCACGTTGACCTTTACCAATTGGTGAAGCTAAATCAAGTACTCTTGCGGTAATATCTTCTGTAGAACCATTACCTCGCTCCATACGTAAGCGAGAATTAGGATGTAAAGGAGTTAAATTTTCAAAAAGGATTTTATTGCGAGCGTCTTCAGGTTTATCGTGATTAACTTCATTTACTTTCAATAAAGCAAAATATCTCTCACCTTCTTTCGGCGGTCTAATTTTGCCGGCAATGGTATCACCAGTTCTTAGATTGAATCGTCTAATTTGACTAGGAGAGACATATATATCGTCAGGTCCAGCCAAATAAGAACTATCTGCAGAACGCAAAAATCCAAAGCCGTCTTGCAAAATTTCAAGTACACCATCGCCAAAAATATCTTCACCACTTTTAGCGTGTTGTTTTAATATTGCAAAAATAATATCTTGTTTTCTAAGACGGGCAAGATTCTCAAGCCCCATTTTTTTCTCACCAAGCGCTACAAGCTCGGAAACGGAAGTGTTTTTTAATTCAGTTAAATTCATAGTTTATAAATTCTTGAGGATAAAATTGATATGTTTACAATTACTGCTATTTTTGTATATTTCTTTCATTTACTTATAAAAAATTTTCTTTCTAGCAATATATAAAATTAATTTATTAATCAGCTTTTTCGATGATAATTATGTATTTGGGCATTGAATTTTAACCACTTTATCAAGAAAAACAATGGATTGCTGAAAGGGGTTTATGTAAGAAATTAGCAATTTACACTAAAATTATAGGTATGTCTATACTTAATTACGATTTTTGGGAATAAAAAATAATAAGCGTTATAAAACGCTTATTATTTATATTTTTTCAATTAATTAAAGCTGTGGATCAATAAATGCTTTAAGTTGTGCTTTTGATAACGCACCTACTTGAGTGGCAACAACTTGACCATTTTTAAAAATCAATAGAGTTGGAATACCTCTAATCCCAAATTTTGGGGCAATATTCGGGTTTTGTTCAACATTTAATTTAGCGATAATAATTTTATCAGCATATTCTGGAGCTATTTCTTCCAAAATAGGAGCAACCATTTTACAAGGTCCACACCACTCAGCCCAAAAGTCAACCAATACTGGTTTAGTTGATTCGCTTATTACTTTATCAAATGTAGCTTCAGAAAGTGCAACAATGTTATCACTCATTTAATTATCTCCTAGAAAATTTGTCTAAAAATATATTAGGATATTTTCATTCCTACCGCTAGTAATTATTTTAATAGAACATAATTATTAGTGAAGTTGTTGTATTTAGTATGCTACAATTACCGAATTCTGATAATTATATTCTAAACAATAATGATTCAATCATATCTTACAAAAACAACTTTCAATCAATTTCCCTTACACCCATTAGTCATAAAAGCGTTGGAGAAAAAAGGTTTCGTTTACTGTACCCCAATTCAAGAACAAACATTGCCATTTACAACAAAAGGAATTGACATCGCAGGGCAAGGACAAACTGGAACGGGTAAAACGATTGCGTTTTTGGCATCAACATTTAATCATTTATTGAATAATGATCCATTGCCCGATCATAAATCTAATCAACCAAGAGCTGTCATTATTGCTCCAACACGTGAGTTGGTTGTACAAATATACAATGATGCTCAATCTCTTTCAGAAGAAACAGGTATTAAATTAGGACTAGCTTATGGCGGTGATGGTTATGATAAGCAACTAAAGATGCTTTCTGCTGGTGTTGATGTATTAATTGCAACCACAGGGAGACTCATCGATTATGCAAAACAAGATTATATTAATTTAGGTGCAATCCAAGTTGCAGTTCTAGATGAAGCGGATCGTATGTTTGATTTAGGTTTCATCCGTGATATCCGATGGATATTTAGACATATGACATCGCCACAAAATCGTCTAACCATGTTATTTTCAGCGACGTTAACTCACAATGTTCGTGAATTAGCTTTTGAATACATGAACGAACCACAATATGTTGAAGTTGAGCCTGAACAAAAAATTGGTCACAGAATAAAAGAAGAACTGTTTTTTCCATCAAACGAAGATAAGTTAGCTCTATTACAAACCCTTATTGAAGAAGAGTGGCCTGACCGTAGCATTGTATTTGCTAATACTAAAGTTGCCTGCGAAAAAATCTGGCGTCATTTAGTTGCAGATGGTCATCGAGTAGGACTACTTACTGGTGATATCGCACAAAAAAAACGTTTATCCATTCTTGATAAATTTACCCAAGGTGATCTTGATATTTTAGTAGCAACAGATGTTGCTGCCCGTGGTTTACATATCCCAAATGTAACCCATGTTTTTAACTATGATCTTCCTGATGATTGTGATGATTATAGACATCGAATAGGTCGTACAGGACGCGCCGGTGCCGAAGGTTATTCAATTTCATTAGCTTGTGAACGTTATTCACAAAACTTACCTGCTATTGAAAAAGCCATTGATCACACTATTCCTGTTAGTCAATATGATCCTCAGGCGTTATTAACTAATTTACCAACACCTAAACCATTCAAAAGACCAACTCGTAGAAAACCATCATAATAGAGATTGTTGGTTAATCCCTAATTAGTATCGAATTTAATACCATCATTAAAAACTAAGTTTAATGATGGTATTTTCCTATAAAAAGTAATTGATTAAATCAAATCTTGTTTTGTATTCAAGAAATTTTGATAAGCTAATTCAATTTCTTCTTTAGTTTCGGATGATAATGTTCCTACATGTCGATCATGTAGGGCTCCATATAAACCAAACAGAACATTAATTGACAGTTTTGGATTTTTACTTTTTATTCGATAAAAAGTTTCCAAATAACCGACTTCTTTAAATGTTTCTATATCGGTAATATCAGAGCTTACCATCAATTTTTCCAAAGAAACCGTCATGTTGGGTAAAGATTTTAAACGACTCTGGTATTTAGCTACTTTTTCGTCTAGATCTTGTTTTGCATATTCAATGACCATTTTCACTATATCATGCAATTTTTTTCGATCTTGGCGTAACGCATCACTTGCTTTATAGTAATCAAGCAATTTATGTGATCCATCAAATACCAGATCAAGTGGTTGCATACCGAGTTCAACAAACATTGAACGATATTTATCATGAGCTCTCAAATAAACATCATTTTGATCGACCCAAGCAAACATAACTGATTCACTATTAAGACTAAATCCTCCAAAAAATGACCTTAATGAAATGTCTTCAATGCAAGAAAACTCCTGTTTAATATTCACTGCTAATGTTTTAAGCATATAAATTCCCTTTTCACTTACCTTTTCAAATAACTTTAACTAATATGTTTATGCTAAACTATATTAATTTGATTAATATTAAAACAACTAATTAACATTAATTAATAAATATGGGATCTGTCTTCCATAAATGAATATTTGTTTGATTTGTACTTGATTAATTAAATTTTTTTTGCTCTAAAAATATTTGAAGGCCTTTTTGGTGGTTAAATATTTGTCAAATCTTAATATTTCTTAAAAAAAGAAAAAACGGTTTAACATTGTTATTCTGTTGTAATAATTATACAATCAAAGACAATTAACTAAATGGTATCTATTTTTGTCAATTTCAATCAACATGCTCAAAAACGTTATAGTCTCACTTTTTATGTTTTGTTCATTTGCCGTATCAGCAGATAAAATACCGCTGATTGAAGAATTGACATCCTGTAACCCTGACTTTTTTAATCATGTCTATCAGCATAGAGAAGAATTAAAAAATCATACTAATGTTGAAATTTTTAATCATAATCAAGCTTATATTCCAGTTGAAAACCGCACAGACACGAACAACAACTTCATTTATTTCAAAACGCCAATTCAATATAAAAACTTAAAACTTATCGGTTATTATGATAGTGCGATGGATTTGAAAAAGATGGGGAAATATTATTTCTGGGGATTCATCATTGATAATGATATGAATGAGATACGTGAAAGTTTGGATTTTTTAGAGTGGAAAAATATGGAAGATAATCTTCTGTATATTGCCAATCCAAGAATTCGAAATATTACTGACGATATCCAGGTTTGGCATAAAAACACAGGGACAGTAGTTGGAGTAAAAACAATACCAGCTCCAAATACTACCGAAAAGTTATTACTGCTTGAAAAAGGTGATAATATGCAACTCCTTATTTGTTCGATTCAAGGCGTTGTCACCAATAATCTACTTAGGCAAGAACGTCCCGATATTCAAATCAATAAAGTTAAATAGCTGACTCATCCATTTCACCAGTACGTATACGAATTACTTGCTCAACGTTATAAACAAATATCTTTCCATCACCAATTTTACCTGTTTGAGCAGTTTTCATGATAGTCTCAATACATGTTTCTAAAATATCGTCAGCGACAACAAGTTCTATTTTTACTTTTGGTAAAAAATCAACCATATATTCAGCACCACGATAAAGCTCAGTATGCCCTTTTTGGCGACCAAAACCTTTCACTTCAGTAACGGTCATCCCCGTAATTCCTTGATCAGCAAGAGCTTCTCGAATATCATCTAGTTTAAAAGGTTTAATAATTGCTTCAATTTTTTTCATATTTTTTTGCCCTTAATTCGAGATTACCAATTCTTAAATCCAAAAGCAGAAGTAATTGGATATCGTCTACCTTTACCAAAATTACGAGTCGTAATTTTAGGACCTACTGCTGATTGACGTCTTTTATATTCGTTAATATCAACTAATTTAATCACTCGCCTTACAGTTGTTTCATCATAACCTTGCGCAACTAGTTGTTCAACGGAAAAATCGTGTTCAACATAGCCTTTTAATATCCCATCTAAAATATCATATGGAGGCAAACTATCTTCATCTTTTTGATCTGGTGCAAGTTCAGCTGAAGGTGGGCGTGTAATGACTCGTTCAGGAATGACAGGCGATCTACTATTTCGATATTTAGATAACGCAAATACCATGGTTTTAGGTACATCTTT
This Gilliamella sp. ESL0443 DNA region includes the following protein-coding sequences:
- the glnB gene encoding nitrogen regulatory protein P-II, with the protein product MKKIEAIIKPFKLDDIREALADQGITGMTVTEVKGFGRQKGHTELYRGAEYMVDFLPKVKIELVVADDILETCIETIMKTAQTGKIGDGKIFVYNVEQVIRIRTGEMDESAI
- the gndA gene encoding NADP-dependent phosphogluconate dehydrogenase; amino-acid sequence: MSKQQIGVIGMAVMGRNLALNIESRGFSVSIYNRSKDKTEQVMAEHSDKRLVPYYSIEDFVNSLEKPRRILIMVQAGKGTDAVIDELRPLLDKGDIIIDGGNAFFEDTIRRNKMLSDEGFNFIGAGVSGGEEGALKGPSIMPGGQKEAYELVAPILEKIAAKANGEPCVAYIGPDGAGHYVKMAHNGIEYGDMQLIAESYSVLKHVVGLTNDELADVFADWNKGELDSYLTEITADIFKYKDENGDYLVDMILDAAGNKGTGKWTSQSALDLGEPLSLITESVFARYISAIKDQRVAASKVLEGPEKLAFTGDKQTLIEKVRKALYMGKIISYAQGFAQLKAASEHYNWQLNYGEIAKIFRAGCIIRAQFLQKITDAYTENNNIDNLLLAPYFRKTVEAYQQSLRDVICLAVSQGIPVPTLSAAIAYYDSYRSAVLPANLIQAQRDYFGAHTYKRIDKEGVFHTDWLNIES
- the rhlB gene encoding ATP-dependent RNA helicase RhlB, which codes for MIQSYLTKTTFNQFPLHPLVIKALEKKGFVYCTPIQEQTLPFTTKGIDIAGQGQTGTGKTIAFLASTFNHLLNNDPLPDHKSNQPRAVIIAPTRELVVQIYNDAQSLSEETGIKLGLAYGGDGYDKQLKMLSAGVDVLIATTGRLIDYAKQDYINLGAIQVAVLDEADRMFDLGFIRDIRWIFRHMTSPQNRLTMLFSATLTHNVRELAFEYMNEPQYVEVEPEQKIGHRIKEELFFPSNEDKLALLQTLIEEEWPDRSIVFANTKVACEKIWRHLVADGHRVGLLTGDIAQKKRLSILDKFTQGDLDILVATDVAARGLHIPNVTHVFNYDLPDDCDDYRHRIGRTGRAGAEGYSISLACERYSQNLPAIEKAIDHTIPVSQYDPQALLTNLPTPKPFKRPTRRKPS
- a CDS encoding FAD-binding protein, coding for MDYDIAIIGLGPAGSTFARLLNPSFKIIALDKKHQAGIEGFHKPCGGLLADDAQKAFVRQKLNLPTDILTDPQIFSVKTIDLQSKLIRNYQRSYVSFDRHKFDLWLKSLIPNTVNVLHNTLCKEIRRVIDGYQVTYIDENKIEHKITAKYVVGADGANSIVRRMRYPHHSIRQYVAIQQWFTEKHQRPFNTCIFDNQSTNCYAWSISKDGYFIFGGAFPKKTANQHFESLKEKLTKQGFIFGEPLKTEKCLVVYPNRFQDFYTGNENIFLIGEAAGFISASSLEGISYALDSAEILSKILNSGIAKPNKRYYQKTIPLRLKLYSKIIKAKILTTPLWRKLIMKSKIQHIKTI
- the trxA gene encoding thioredoxin TrxA produces the protein MSDNIVALSEATFDKVISESTKPVLVDFWAEWCGPCKMVAPILEEIAPEYADKIIIAKLNVEQNPNIAPKFGIRGIPTLLIFKNGQVVATQVGALSKAQLKAFIDPQL
- the rho gene encoding transcription termination factor Rho; protein product: MNLTELKNTSVSELVALGEKKMGLENLARLRKQDIIFAILKQHAKSGEDIFGDGVLEILQDGFGFLRSADSSYLAGPDDIYVSPSQIRRFNLRTGDTIAGKIRPPKEGERYFALLKVNEVNHDKPEDARNKILFENLTPLHPNSRLRMERGNGSTEDITARVLDLASPIGKGQRGLIVAPPKAGKTMLLQNIAQSLAVNHPECELVVLMIDERPEEVTEMQRLVKGEVVASTFDEPAARHVQVAEMVIERAKRLVEHKKDVIILLDSITRLARAYNTVIPSSGKVLTGGVDANALHRPKRFFGAARNVEEGGSLTIIATALIDTGSKMDEVIYEEFKGTGNMEVHLSRKIAERRVFPAIDFNRSGTRKEDLMTSPDELQKMWILRKILNPMGEIDAMEFLIDKLAMTKTNDEFFEMMKRS
- the nrdD gene encoding anaerobic ribonucleoside-triphosphate reductase — encoded protein: MPVVIKRDGCQTAFNEVRIKDAIIRAAVAANVNDPDYCASVARVVTNQMMDRESVDINEIQNVVENQLMSGPYKKLARTYIEYRHDRDRAREERSRLNQDIRGLIEQSNVAILNENANKDSKVIPTQRDLLAGIVARHYAKQYLLPKDVSRAHDCGEIHYHDLDYAPFFPMFNCMLIDLDGMLTNGFKMGNAEIEPPKSIATATAVTAQIIAQVASHIYGGTTINRIDEILAKFVTISYQKHKKVAEEWDIPNPEAYAESRTQKECYDAFQSLEYEVNTLHTANGQTPFVTFGFGLGTSWESRLIQESILKVRIKGLGKNHKTAVFPKLVFAIKDGINHKQGDANYDIKQLALECASKRMYPDILNYDKVVEVTGSFKTPMGCRSFLGVYEEDGQQIHDGRNNLGVISLNLPRIAIEAKGDEARFWEILDKRLNLCKKALMTRIARLDGVKARVAPILYMEGACGVRLKEDDSVSEIFKNGRASISLGYIGLHETLNALYGNQNHPFDSETLRKKGIAIVEHLAKAVDQWKKETGYGFSLYSTPSENLCDRFCRLDTAEFGIIPGVTDKGYYTNSFHLDVEKKVNPYEKIEFEKPYPAVASGGFICYGEYPNMINNVKALEDVWDYSYTRVPYYGTNTPIDECYECGYTGEFSCTSKGFVCPSCGNHDSSKVSVTRRVCGYLGSPDARPFNAGKQEEVKRRVKHLDNGQIG
- a CDS encoding TfoX/Sxy family protein, which encodes MLKTLAVNIKQEFSCIEDISLRSFFGGFSLNSESVMFAWVDQNDVYLRAHDKYRSMFVELGMQPLDLVFDGSHKLLDYYKASDALRQDRKKLHDIVKMVIEYAKQDLDEKVAKYQSRLKSLPNMTVSLEKLMVSSDITDIETFKEVGYLETFYRIKSKNPKLSINVLFGLYGALHDRHVGTLSSETKEEIELAYQNFLNTKQDLI
- the can gene encoding carbonate dehydratase, which translates into the protein MFDVNDLIRFNHEWSEKIAQEDPEFFKQLAVAQNPKFLWIGCSDSRVPAEKLIKLKPGEMFVHRNVGNQVIHTDLNCLSVVQYAVDVLKIEDIIVCGHLDCGGIRAAVENPDLGLVNNWLLHIRDLWFRKSSLLGKFPADIRMDILCELNVIEQIYNLGHSTIIQAAWQRGQKVNLHGWVYGIDNGKITDLHITSSSSENLEINYREAISYLLNLHKLQ
- the nrdG gene encoding anaerobic ribonucleoside-triphosphate reductase-activating protein: MNYHRYYPVDVVNGEGTRCTLFVAGCVHQCPGCYNKSTWGVNSGKPFTQSLEDQIIKDLQDTEIKRQGLSLSGGDPLHPKNVPTILKLVKRVKAECDNKDIWLWTGYKLNELTDEQQSVVAYIDVLIDGKFVQDLADPKLLWRGSSNQIIHRFK